In the genome of Dasypus novemcinctus isolate mDasNov1 chromosome 30, mDasNov1.1.hap2, whole genome shotgun sequence, one region contains:
- the LOC131276866 gene encoding olfactory receptor 7A10-like, with protein sequence MGPGNQTQISEFLLLGFSEDPEVQPLLFWLFLSMYLVTIFGNLLIILVIITDSHLHTPMYFFVSNLSLCDICLSSTTVPKMLVNIQAQSRVISYTGCISQMYFFILFVGLDDFLLTVMAYDRFVAICHPLNYTVIMNPQICVLMVLGSWVMSVMQSCLQGSMVLRLYFCTHVKIPHFFCELRQMVQLACSDTFFNYLEMYLLGGVLAVGPLAWILFSYSKIVSSIRAISSAQGKYKAFSTCASHLSVVTLFYCSCMGVYLSSPASHNTHSGASASVMYTVVTPMLNPFIYSLRNKDIKGALNKCFGGNSVNWHLSRGG encoded by the coding sequence ATGGGACCTGGAAATCAAACgcaaatttcagaatttcttctcctgggattttCAGAGGATCCAGAAGTGCAGCCTCTCCTCTTTTggctgttcctgtccatgtacctggtcaccatcTTTGGTAACCTGCTCATAATCCTGGTCATCATCACTGACtctcacctccacacacccatgtatttctttGTCTCTAACCTGTCCCTTTGTGACATCTGCTTATcctccaccactgtcccaaagatgctggtgAACATCCAGGCTCAGAGCAGAGTCATAAGCTACACAGGCTGCATCTCCCAGATGTACTTTTTCATACTCTTTGTAGGATTGGATGACTTCCTCCTGACTGTGATGGCCTATGATCGCTTCgtggccatctgccacccccttaactacacagtcatcatgaacccccagaTCTGTGTCCTGATGGTTCTGGGGTCCTGGGTCATGAGTGTTATGCAATCCTGTTTACAGGGGTCAATGGTGTTACGGCTGTATTTTTGTACACATGTCAAaatcccccactttttctgtgaacttcgtCAAATGGTCCAACTTGCCTGTTCTGAcacttttttcaattatttagaaatgtatttACTAGGTGGAGTTCTAGCTGTGGGTCCCCTTGCTtggatccttttctcttactctaagatTGTTTCTTCCATACGTGCAATCTCATCAGCTCAGGGgaagtataaagcattttccacCTGTGCATCTCACCTCTCAGTGGTCACTCTATTTTATTGCTCATGCATGGGGGTGTACCTAAGTTCTCCTGCTTCACACAACACACATTCAGGGGCAtcagcctcagtgatgtacactgtGGTCACTCCCATGCTGAACCCTTTCATCTACAGTCTGAGGAATAAAGACATAAAGGGGGCTCTGAACAAGTGCTTTGGAGGAAATTCTGTAAATTGGCATTTGTCCCGTGGAGGCTGA